In Ipomoea triloba cultivar NCNSP0323 chromosome 7, ASM357664v1, a single genomic region encodes these proteins:
- the LOC116024947 gene encoding nudix hydrolase 25, producing MELEGLPSGYRPNVGICLINDDNLVFVASRLNVPGAWQMPQGGIEDGEDPKSAAVRELREETGVVSAEVIAEVPQWLTYDFPPTVKAKVNRLWGGEWHGQAQKWFLMRLTKDESEINLETGAADAEFSEWKWASPEEVVEQAVDYKRPTYEEVIKTFRCYLNDNGKATKCQSTKW from the exons ATGGAGTTGGAGGGTCTTCCCTCTGGTTATCGTCCCAACGTTGGAATCTGTCTCATCAACGATGATAATCTT GTCTTTGTGGCTTCAAGACTGAATGTTCCCGGAGCATGGCAGATGCCACAG GGGGGCATCGAAGATGGAGAGGACCCGAAATCTGCTGCAGTTAGAGAATTGCGTGAAGAAACTGGAGTAGTGTCTGCTGAAGTGATAGCAGAG GTTCCGCAGTGGTTGACCTATGACTTCCCGCCTACTGTAAAGGCCAAAGTGAATCGTCTTTGGGGAGGAGAATGGCATGGACAGGCACAGAAATG GTTTCTTATGAGACTCACGAAAGATGAAAGCGAGATTAACTTGGAAACCGGTGCAGCAGACGCAGAATTCTCGGAGTGGAAATGGGCTAGCCCTGAAGAGGTCGTCGAACAG GCGGTCGATTACAAGAGGCCAACGTACGAGGAAGTGATCAAGACCTTCCGGTGTTACCTCAATGATAATGGAAAAGCCACTAAATGTCAATCCACAAAGTGGTGA